From the genome of Leptospira koniambonensis:
TATGGAGAAGAAACATTCTACCAAGATCCTTCCAGATTTGATGCAACTGATGTGGTCCGAAATCGTTTAGCTAAAAATATTCTTCATCCAAAAGACGGAAAAGAAATGGTGCTCGTTCATACTGGTTATGAATCCAATGGCAAAATTTTATACGAGCATATGGGATATTTCCTATACGGGCAAGGTTCAGATCCCGGAGATGATAGTTATAATCCTAAATTCGGAGTTCCTGATAGAAGTAGCCTGGAAGAAATTCCTTCCTTTTACATTGATAAATACGAAGTCACAAACAAAGAATATAATAAATTTTTAAAAGAAACTAGCACTCCCCCTCCACCTCATTGGGAAAATGGAAATTTTCCAAGAGGAAAAGAATATCATCCAGTCACCAACCTAACTTATAGAGAAGCAGAAGCTTATTCTAAATGGGCAGGAAAGAAGATCCCGAGCGAATGGCAATGGGAGAAGGCAGCCAGAGGAACAGGACTCGTCTGGAGATTATTAAAAGACGAAAGTTACGAATTTATCTCCCAACCACAAGACTATCCTTTTGGAAATGAATTCGATTCTGCACTTTGTAATACAAGAGAAAGTGGAAGCAGAGGAACAATCTCTGTATTTGAACTTCCTTCCAAAGGCCAAAGTCCTTACGGTGCAATAGGAATGTGTGGTAACGTTGCAGAATGGACTAGCTCCGCTTATATCCCTTACCCAGGACATAGACCAAACTCAGGAAGATTTGGAAAACATCTGAAAGTGATCCGAGGTGGTTCTTATTCAGGAACCAAAGAAGAAGCTAAAGCTTATGCAAGAGACTTCGGTGGAATTCCGAATCTATTGAATGATAGAAAAGCAGGCCTCAGACTAATCACAGAAGTAAAAAATTAAGATGCTTTTAGGAGATCCTTACCTTTATTAGAATTTTATCCAAAGTTTTAGGTGAGATCCTGCTTAGAAAATAACCGAATTTTTCCTTTAATTTAGAAGGAATAATTTCTCGTTTTCTTTTCTCGATCCCTTTTAAGATTTTTTTAGCAACCAACTCAGGCTCTAATCCGTTCTTCTGTCCTTCATCCATAATTCCATGAGGAGTTCCATCTCCCTCTAATGCTTTTACTGAAATTTCCGTTTTCACAAAACCTGGACACACAGTTAAAACGTGGATGCCTGTTTTAGCGTTTTCCAATCGGATACTATCCATAAAGCCTTGCATCGCATGTTTGCTTGCGGCATATCCAGATCTCAATTGTGTAGCAAACTTTCCTTGTATAGAAGAGATCGCAACCACATGACCTTCACTTTGGCGAAGATCAGATTCCAAAAGTCGATACATGAACACTAAAGGAAAATAATTCGTGTCCATAATGGATCTGAAAATTTTTATATCTGTCTCGGCCGCAGTTCCTCTCATAGAAATTCCTGCGTTATGAATAAAGCCGTCGATCCTCTTAAATTTTTTTCTAAATTCTTCGACTACTTTTTTCAATTCGGATTCGGACATTACATCCGCTTGAAAAACGAAAATTCTATCCGGATGAGAAGCAGAAAGTTTTAGCTCCTTAAGTGCTTCTTTCCTTCTTGCAATCACTGCTACGTAAGCACCTTGCTTTTCCAACTCCGATGCCAGCGCCCTGCCTATCCCGGAACTCGCTCCTGTGACTAAAAAAACCTTATCTTGAAAAAAAGACGTCATCCCAAAATCCGTAAAAGTAGGTAGAAGAATAGGTAAGAATCGTAAAAAAGCAAATCAAAACATTGTAAAATCCTTTCAGGTCTATCTCTTGGAGAGAAAAAAGGAACCAGGAGAATGTATGGCACTTTCCCAATTAAAACAAAAGATCAGATACAAAGACTGCGGTTTCCAGCGAAGATATGAAAGTAGATACTATTGGTTTCCGGAAGAAAGCCCTCCGAGTTGCTTGATAGAAGTAAGTCAAAGAGATCCTTATCATGATATGACTTTGTACATGTTAGTGAACTTAGCCACCATGAAAATTATGGACTTAGATGTAGAGGAAGATAGAGTTCCTTACGAAACATGTCCCCACGCAATCAAATCTTATTCTTATTTAATCGGAGAAGATATATCTTATAATAAAATTATGAGGAAATTTCCTGAAGATAAAACAATAGGTTGTCTTCATATAAACGAACTTCTACAAAACGCTGCCCAAAGTTTTTCTTCCGCATATGCATTCTTCTTAAAAGAAAGAAATTTCCCACCTGAATGGGATGAGTATAGAATGTACCAAGGCGACTTAGATCCAAAATCCAGAAGGGAGATTGGAAGGCATTGGTGGATGAAGGACAAGGGTGTTCGAAATTCTTGTTATAGTTTTTCCGACAGACATGAAACTCCTGATTTGAAAGAGCAGGTGAAACCTCTCGACAGTATCACCTCTTTGATGGTAAAAGAATTCCGAAGTGCCAGAGGAAAATAATGATCCGAAGTTTCGCGATATTCATTTTATCCATTTACTTCTGCCCTATATTTGCAGATGTAATTCAGAATTGTGATAAGAAGAATATTTGCTCTTCGATAGAAACAGAAAACGAAGAAACTTCAGTTTATCTCCAGGCTAAAAATTTAATCCCTGGAACTCATATCACTGTCTATACAGCAATCGAAGGTTCTAATATAGAAACAGAACCTTCGAGCCCGATCTCTTTTGTATTAAATGATTCAGAAAAGAAGAAGGTACTGACATTCAAAAAGAAAGAGAATACTGAGGCTCCACTTTCGGTCGCAGTACTAGCAGTCGCTTACTATGGAGACTTATCTGCGAAACATGATGAAACCTACGTGTATACTCTTCCTTACGAAGGCAAGTCTTGGATCTCAGTAGGTTATAATAGCGGAGAAGAGCATAAAGGAGGAGGAGCTTATTCCCTGGACTTTGTTCTTCCAGAAGGAACTCCACTTTTAGCCGCGAGAGATGGGATCGTAGTAGAAACAGAGGATAAATTTACGGAAGGAAGAAGGGATCCAAAACTCATAGATAAAGCAAACCGGGTCGTGATAGAACATTCAGATGGAACAGTCGCGATCTATGGACATCTAAAATCCAAAGGTGTATTAGTAAAAACCGGCGAGAAAGTAGTCGCGGGACAAAAAATTGGACTCTCTGGAAACACAGGATTTAGCACAGGACCTCATCTACATTTTGAAGTTTATAAACCGGAAGAGAATCGGAAGAAAAAAAGTTTTGCTACATTATTCAAAACAGAATCGGAAGAAAAAGAATATTTAAGCGAGGAGAATGCTTACTGGAGCCCAGACGGAAAAACTCCCCCAGGATTTCCGATCACAAACTTGGAAGAATTTTGTATCGGCCATTCTATTCCAGACCCGGACAATCAAACTTCTTGCTCAGATAAGCTGCAAATAAAACGGAAACTTTATCTTTCTATACCTATCTATAAATCCGGGCCTTATACTTTTAAGGCAGAGTTCATCCACTTAAAAACTAAAAAGATAAGTTTTACCTTTCAGGAAAAAATCCCTGTTGGGATCAATTTTGAAGCCTGGGAAATTCAGCCGGTTCTGAGCGCTGGAAAATATAAGATCAAATTCTATCTAGAAGAAAAAGAGATCGGAGAAAGATCTCTACAAATCCTTCCTTGACCTAAATTCGCTTTCCGGTGAAAAGGATCGATCCATGTCTAATTTTATAGTAATCGGACTTTGTTTTCTGTTCGGGATACTCATCCGGACCAAAGGAAAGTTTCCCGCCGATTCCCATAAAGTTATCAATTCATTTATCATTTCAGTTTCCCTTCCTTGTATGGAGTTCGGACCTCTGCGTCATGCTTCTCTGGATGGGAACTTCTTAACATTCGCAGCCATGCCTTGGATCTTATTCGGATTCGGGTTTTTATTTTTCAGCTTTTTTGGAAAACTACTGAATTGGAAAGAAAGTACAATTGTATGTCTTTGTCTTTCTGCTGGACTCGGAAATACTTCCTTTTTAGGAATTCCACTCATCGAATCCTACTACTCTAAAGAGGGACTTCCTACAGTTCTAATCATAGACCAACTCGGAACATTTCTGACTCTTGCCATTCCTGGGACGTATTTAGGAACAAAGGCGAGGCATGCACTCAAACTCTCTGAAACCAAATCTTCTCTTTGGAAGACATTATTCACATTCCCCCCATTTATCGCATTATTGGTTTCTTTGGCTTCTCGTCCTTTTCCCGTTCCACAAGAACTTGAATCAGCAATCTCCAGAGTTGGAGACACCCTCATCCCACTTGCTCTTTTTTCAGTAGGATACCAACTTCCTGGGACCATTCGGATCAATTCCGAAGAACCAAATGCCGAAAATCCCAAGAGGGAATCAGACGATTCTTTTAGGATAAGAATTCCTTTGTTATTCGGCTTAGTATTTAAACTAATAATCGGCCCAGTCTTGATCTGGCTTTGTTTCGGAACCTTCTTCCATTATTCAGAAAAGAATATGGGCGAGAATTTTTTTAGAAACTTTAAGATCCTGATCATGGAATCCGCAATGGCTCCCATGATCACGGGAAGTCTTCTCGCTGCAGAATGGGGACTTTCACCTAGATTAGCTGTTTCCCTAGTTGGAATTGGAATACCGCTTTCTTTTCTAACGACCTTGGGATTGTATTACCTCCTGGAGAATCAGGCGTGGACTGGAACGATCTTTTTCGGGCAGTAAAAACAGGTAACAACGGAACCCTTCGCGCCTTATTATCTGAGGCTTCGACGAGAGATGGTTTCGCAGAAGAATTTCCTGAACTCAGAGATTCGTACGGCTGTGGACTTTTGTACTGGGCCATCAAAGAGGGAAATAAAGAAGCCACAAATCTTTTAGTAGAATATGGCTCCGATCCGAACGAGACAAGCTCAAGAGGAGAGACTGCACTACTTCTTGCATTAGAATCTGAGAATACTGAACTCACTACCATCCTCTTAGATTATGGTGCAGATCCTGAACTTAGAGATATGGATGGAAACACTCCATTAACAAGAGCGATCAGTTCGGGAACATTAGAGTTAGTAGAGATATTATTCGATCTACCAAATCATCCACCTGATATAGAATCCAGAAATGGAGAAGGTTATTCTCCTCTTCTTCTCGCAGTGGACATGGGCCATTTAGAGATCGCAGAATATCTGGTTTCAAAAGGTGCAGATCCTAAAAAGAAAAACTCAGAAGGACGAACAATCCTTCATCTAACTGCATTACATAATGATTATGAAATATTGGATCTATTCTCTGAGAACAAAGAAGTCCGTTCTTTGATGGAGAATAAGGACCAAGACGGAAATACCCCTCTTCTTCTTTCTGCTTTATATGATAGCGTAGAATGTCTGGAAAGATTACTAAATCTGGGCGCCGATCCTTTGGCCAGAAATCTAAGTGGTAAAACTGCTAAAGAAGAAGCTGATAGAATGAAATTCCATCATACTCTAAAAGTCATAAACAAGGCCACTCTCACTTTATTGTTTAGGGCTTCTTCTGAAGGAAAAACAGAAACAGTGGAAAAAATCCTAAGCAACGGTTACGAAGCAGAAGTTCGTGATATGCTTGGTCGCACACCATTGCTTCTTGCTGTAAAATCCGGAAAAACAGATTTGATCGAATTATTAGTAAAGAATGGAGCTTCTCCTTATTCTACAGATAAGGAAGGAAATTCTCCTTTAGCTCTTGCAGAAGCTTCTGAAAGTCCTGCTCTACATCAGATATTTAAACAATTCCTGAATCCAGAAGAAGGGAAATAAATTTAAATCCTACTTCTTTTGATGATCTTTTCGAAAAGTTCTTCTGGATCTGCGCTGACTTCTATCCATTCTCTGGTTTGAGAATCTAAGAAACCTTCTTCCACCATATGATCTAATTGTTGTAATAAAGGATCGAAAAATCCGTTTACGTTCAATATTCCGATCGGCTTGGAAAGAACTCCAAGCTGATTCCAAGACGTAACTTCTACCAATTCTTCTAAGGTTCCGATCCCGCCCGGCAAAGCAATGAACGCGATGGATTTTTCGTACATCAGAAGTTTTCTTTCGTGCATTGTAGGAACTAAGATCAGTTCCGTAATTTCTTTATGAGCAATTTCTTTACTGGAAAGAAACTCAGGAAGAACTCCGATTACGGTCCCACCTTTTTCCAAAACAGAATCAGCAACCGCTCCCATCAAACCGGAAGTGGCTCCTCCATACACCAGCCCTATTCCTTCGGAGGCCATTAAGTGACCTAAGAATACTGCGGCTTGAAGATAACGAGGTTCCTTGCCAGGTCTGGAACCGCAGAATACACAAATGGCTGGTTTCATCTGAGTCAGGATCGATTTTGATTTAGGTTTGGCAACCTGATTTGAGAGAAGGAGTAGACTAAGGAAAGATTTTGGATCTATCTTTGGTTCGGATAAATGATGATCTCTGTATAAGGGAATTCTTGTTTTAGATCGTCTAGTAAAGATTCTAAGATCTTAGGTTCTTCTAAAGGATGAGTGTCCTTTTTGAATTCCAGTCTGAACTCAAGAAATTTCCTTTCTCCCTTGGATCTGGCTTTTAGATCGTAGATCTTAGAAACCTGCGGAAACCGATCCGAAAGAATGTTTTGGACGGTCTCTTTGTATTCATCCGAAAAGTCGAAAGACATACCTCAAAACTTTCGATTTTAGGAAAATACTTCCTCCCTTTTTTCATTCTTTCTATAAAAAAGAATTGGAGTCTTGCGTCCAAGATACTTAGTCTTTCCGTTTACAATGCTACGCGAAATACTTAGAGGTAGACCTTGCAGACTTTTCTGAAACTTTCCGCATCCTTATTCTTAGGCATTTTTTTATTTGTCTCCGGCCCTGTATATTCTCAGGGAAAACTACCAGATCCGGAAGCTTTGGAAAAAGAAGCTGATGAGCTGGAATACCAGGCCGGTAAATCCCAGGTCCAAGCAGAAAGAAGAAGGCTCGCATTACTCGCGCAAGAAAAGAGAAAACAAGCAGCAGATGTCAGAAACGAACTTCATGACCAGGAATTATCCAAACCTTATACCCGGCCTACCTTAGATGTCCAGTTTGCGGCATTACAATCCACTTGGGAATCAGAGGTTTTAGCCAGACAAAAGAATATTGGAGTAAATAATTACAATACAATCCTTTCAGCATCTGGAGCTTACCAAGATGCTCAAAACACTGCCGCTGGTGCAGGTGTAAATCCAAACTTATTAAACGATAGTATCACAGGTTATTCTAGACCCCAAGGAAATACTAAGACTGCATTTCCTATCAAACTTTCTTATTTGAATACTGCCAAAACTTTCGGGATAGAATTCAATTATTTAGATCTAAAGATCAAACCTTCTTACACAACCGTGGATACAGCATCCGTATTGTCTGCGCTTGCTCCCGTTCAATACCATTCAGTCCAATACAGAAGATTAGATTATTCTTTAAACGTCGCTTGGTACATGCAAACAGCAACTGGGAGGATTGGTCTAGCAGTTGGAGCAAGAAACTTAGATATTATTTCCAGCGAATACGGAGTGATTCCTGGAAATTACGGTTTCGGAAAATCAGAAGAAAAAGCAGGAGGATTCGGTCCTCAGATCGGAGTTAGGATCTTCAAAAATTTCAACGCATTCTTGCTTGGACATTTTAAAGCGGATTATTTTAGGACTTTAGGACATTATAATAGAAACACCCAAGGAGTTCTGAACGGAATAACTGGCCCTTATATTTTAGATACCTCTCCTCCAGGCGGGCTAAAAGAAAACGTGCTTAGTAGGACCGGATATGAGATCGATTTTGGTCTTTCCTTGCTTAGAAGCCGTTGGTTAAAATATACTTTAGGATTCCAATATACGGAATTGATCTCTAAAGTTTCAGGTTATAATTATAATCCGAATGTTTTTCCAGGAGCACCTGGCGATATACTCTTTTTAAATCAGGTTTCTAAACCTTTAGATCAAATCTCTACAGGCTCAGCCTTACAAAAAGAAGTACATGATAAATTTTATGGAATTTATCTAAGTTTAACTTTGACTATTTAGGAAATAAGAAGAAGGTAAAGCGCCGCTTGAGAATGCGGCGCCGTGTAGAGGAAATTAAGCTGCTTGGGTAGTAGCTACAAATCCATTCTTTTCCAATAGATAATAGGAACCGAACAGAACGGAAACATAAGTAAAGTCTCCGAGTAAGCTATATTTGAAGAAAGGGATCGCAGCAATATAACATTCTACTAATCCTTGTGTGTTCAAAGTATACATTCCAGAAGTTAACCAAACAAAGAAGTTGGTGATCACGAAGAATGAAACAGAACCTGCAAGTCCAGCAATCGCCAGAGATCCGATACCTAAACGATCTTTGATCTTCATGCCTACAATAGCATACACTACGAACAATCCGTAAATCAATGGGATCATATCGTGAAGACCGATCACCAAGTCGCTGATCAGCATAATTCCCAAAGGAAGAGCGATCGCTAACCAACGGTTAGAGAAATAAACCCCAGCGAAAATAGAGATCGCCAAAACCGGAGTGAAGTTCGGTAAGTGAGGAAGAAAACGACTGAGAACCGCAAATACAAGTAATGCGAAAGCTACCAAATTTTTAGATAGTGACATGTTCTTTCTGGTATCCTTTTACCCAATTTTAGCATAAGAACTCTAAATTGAAAAGCACTTAGGTTTAAACAGGGATTTTCGGATAGGATGTTAGGATAAATCCCCCAGTCAATCTTCATTTCCGGGAAAAAGACTGTGAATTCGGAATCTAAAATCGAGCCTAGTACTTAATGAAAGCTCCCGACCCGAAAGACTATCCGAACTCGATGGCATTTCTCCAAGACATAACTTCTAAACTTAGAAGTCCGGAAGGTTGTCCTTGGGATAGAGAGCAGACACATTCTACCCTGGTTCCTTATCTAATCGAAGAGTCCCAAGAAGTTGTAGAAGCAATACTCAAAGAAAACGACGAGCACACTAAGGAAGAATTAGGAGATCTATTATTCCAAGTGGTCCTTCATTCTCAGATCGCATCCGAAAGAGGTGCATTCGGTTTGGAAGAAGTAGCCAAAGATGTGGCGGAAAAACTTGTACTACGACACCCTCATGTATTCGACCCCGAAACAAAAGATATCTCTTCCGCAGACGAGGTAGTCGCAAACTGGGATCTATTTAAAGAGAAAGAAAAACAACTCAGGCAAAAAACCTCTAAACCTAAATCTATTTTATCAGAAGTCCCAGAAACATTTCCTTCTCTATTAAAGGCAGAAAAATTCCAGAAGAAGGCTGCGAAAGCAGGTTTCGATTGGGAAGACATAAAAGGTGTAGAAGAAAAACTGAATGAAGAATTGCAGGAGTTCTTAGACGAGATCAGAGGAATTTCAGATCCTTCTTCCAATCAAATCAGGATAGAAGAAGAATTAGGAGATCTTCTTTTTACAATAGTCAATCTTGCAAGAAAATTAGGTGTTTCTGCTGAATCATCTCTTACTAGAACTAATACAAAGTTTAAACATAGAATAGAATATATAGAAGCTCGACTCGGAGAATCCAATCGTAAATTTTCAGAAACTCCTTTGGACGAGTTGGAAAAACTTTGGAACCAAGCAAAAAAAGGGCTCCAAAAACAAACTCAAAATCCGTTAGAAGAAAAGCAGAGTATTGTATCAGAATTGATCCGTGGACTTTCTTCTTTTATCATCTGGAAACAAAGTCCCGGAACAGATTGGCCCAAAACATATAGTTTTTCCAACAAATCAAACGAGTATTCGTTAGTATTCTCTGCATTCGGATCCATGACATTATTACCTAGTGCGGATCCATGGGGCAGAAAGGCGCAACCTATCTTCTATCTAAATCTATCTGAAAAGAATCCTGGAACCTGGGAAGATTTGTCTGGAAATTCTTACAAAAGCCAGGAAAATATTTACGAGGCAATCTTAGGATCGATCGGGGAGTATAGT
Proteins encoded in this window:
- a CDS encoding formylglycine-generating enzyme family protein, with translation MSRTRAIIFISFCLLFLFSETGTSQEEKEAASSSSDTRKMVLWTGEVLSVYRNKGKAKIKIGRNSYFSERSEEEIKGILGEKSNLPLFRKPKMEEIGSFQIENIEVEFGKVGKLTKPVSIELRGSFSIAEGKPARLISVGLLIGAYGEETFYQDPSRFDATDVVRNRLAKNILHPKDGKEMVLVHTGYESNGKILYEHMGYFLYGQGSDPGDDSYNPKFGVPDRSSLEEIPSFYIDKYEVTNKEYNKFLKETSTPPPPHWENGNFPRGKEYHPVTNLTYREAEAYSKWAGKKIPSEWQWEKAARGTGLVWRLLKDESYEFISQPQDYPFGNEFDSALCNTRESGSRGTISVFELPSKGQSPYGAIGMCGNVAEWTSSAYIPYPGHRPNSGRFGKHLKVIRGGSYSGTKEEAKAYARDFGGIPNLLNDRKAGLRLITEVKN
- a CDS encoding SDR family oxidoreductase, whose protein sequence is MTSFFQDKVFLVTGASSGIGRALASELEKQGAYVAVIARRKEALKELKLSASHPDRIFVFQADVMSESELKKVVEEFRKKFKRIDGFIHNAGISMRGTAAETDIKIFRSIMDTNYFPLVFMYRLLESDLRQSEGHVVAISSIQGKFATQLRSGYAASKHAMQGFMDSIRLENAKTGIHVLTVCPGFVKTEISVKALEGDGTPHGIMDEGQKNGLEPELVAKKILKGIEKRKREIIPSKLKEKFGYFLSRISPKTLDKILIKVRIS
- a CDS encoding DUF2889 domain-containing protein produces the protein MALSQLKQKIRYKDCGFQRRYESRYYWFPEESPPSCLIEVSQRDPYHDMTLYMLVNLATMKIMDLDVEEDRVPYETCPHAIKSYSYLIGEDISYNKIMRKFPEDKTIGCLHINELLQNAAQSFSSAYAFFLKERNFPPEWDEYRMYQGDLDPKSRREIGRHWWMKDKGVRNSCYSFSDRHETPDLKEQVKPLDSITSLMVKEFRSARGK
- a CDS encoding M23 family metallopeptidase; the protein is MIRSFAIFILSIYFCPIFADVIQNCDKKNICSSIETENEETSVYLQAKNLIPGTHITVYTAIEGSNIETEPSSPISFVLNDSEKKKVLTFKKKENTEAPLSVAVLAVAYYGDLSAKHDETYVYTLPYEGKSWISVGYNSGEEHKGGGAYSLDFVLPEGTPLLAARDGIVVETEDKFTEGRRDPKLIDKANRVVIEHSDGTVAIYGHLKSKGVLVKTGEKVVAGQKIGLSGNTGFSTGPHLHFEVYKPEENRKKKSFATLFKTESEEKEYLSEENAYWSPDGKTPPGFPITNLEEFCIGHSIPDPDNQTSCSDKLQIKRKLYLSIPIYKSGPYTFKAEFIHLKTKKISFTFQEKIPVGINFEAWEIQPVLSAGKYKIKFYLEEKEIGERSLQILP
- a CDS encoding AEC family transporter, giving the protein MSNFIVIGLCFLFGILIRTKGKFPADSHKVINSFIISVSLPCMEFGPLRHASLDGNFLTFAAMPWILFGFGFLFFSFFGKLLNWKESTIVCLCLSAGLGNTSFLGIPLIESYYSKEGLPTVLIIDQLGTFLTLAIPGTYLGTKARHALKLSETKSSLWKTLFTFPPFIALLVSLASRPFPVPQELESAISRVGDTLIPLALFSVGYQLPGTIRINSEEPNAENPKRESDDSFRIRIPLLFGLVFKLIIGPVLIWLCFGTFFHYSEKNMGENFFRNFKILIMESAMAPMITGSLLAAEWGLSPRLAVSLVGIGIPLSFLTTLGLYYLLENQAWTGTIFFGQ
- a CDS encoding ankyrin repeat domain-containing protein, giving the protein MDWNDLFRAVKTGNNGTLRALLSEASTRDGFAEEFPELRDSYGCGLLYWAIKEGNKEATNLLVEYGSDPNETSSRGETALLLALESENTELTTILLDYGADPELRDMDGNTPLTRAISSGTLELVEILFDLPNHPPDIESRNGEGYSPLLLAVDMGHLEIAEYLVSKGADPKKKNSEGRTILHLTALHNDYEILDLFSENKEVRSLMENKDQDGNTPLLLSALYDSVECLERLLNLGADPLARNLSGKTAKEEADRMKFHHTLKVINKATLTLLFRASSEGKTETVEKILSNGYEAEVRDMLGRTPLLLAVKSGKTDLIELLVKNGASPYSTDKEGNSPLALAEASESPALHQIFKQFLNPEEGK
- a CDS encoding TIGR00730 family Rossman fold protein, whose translation is MTQMKPAICVFCGSRPGKEPRYLQAAVFLGHLMASEGIGLVYGGATSGLMGAVADSVLEKGGTVIGVLPEFLSSKEIAHKEITELILVPTMHERKLLMYEKSIAFIALPGGIGTLEELVEVTSWNQLGVLSKPIGILNVNGFFDPLLQQLDHMVEEGFLDSQTREWIEVSADPEELFEKIIKRSRI
- a CDS encoding cation transporter dimerization domain-containing protein, whose translation is MSFDFSDEYKETVQNILSDRFPQVSKIYDLKARSKGERKFLEFRLEFKKDTHPLEEPKILESLLDDLKQEFPYTEIIIYPNQR
- a CDS encoding LA_2444/LA_4059 family outer membrane protein; translated protein: MQTFLKLSASLFLGIFLFVSGPVYSQGKLPDPEALEKEADELEYQAGKSQVQAERRRLALLAQEKRKQAADVRNELHDQELSKPYTRPTLDVQFAALQSTWESEVLARQKNIGVNNYNTILSASGAYQDAQNTAAGAGVNPNLLNDSITGYSRPQGNTKTAFPIKLSYLNTAKTFGIEFNYLDLKIKPSYTTVDTASVLSALAPVQYHSVQYRRLDYSLNVAWYMQTATGRIGLAVGARNLDIISSEYGVIPGNYGFGKSEEKAGGFGPQIGVRIFKNFNAFLLGHFKADYFRTLGHYNRNTQGVLNGITGPYILDTSPPGGLKENVLSRTGYEIDFGLSLLRSRWLKYTLGFQYTELISKVSGYNYNPNVFPGAPGDILFLNQVSKPLDQISTGSALQKEVHDKFYGIYLSLTLTI
- a CDS encoding DUF6580 family putative transport protein; amino-acid sequence: MSLSKNLVAFALLVFAVLSRFLPHLPNFTPVLAISIFAGVYFSNRWLAIALPLGIMLISDLVIGLHDMIPLIYGLFVVYAIVGMKIKDRLGIGSLAIAGLAGSVSFFVITNFFVWLTSGMYTLNTQGLVECYIAAIPFFKYSLLGDFTYVSVLFGSYYLLEKNGFVATTQAA
- the mazG gene encoding nucleoside triphosphate pyrophosphohydrolase, with protein sequence MKAPDPKDYPNSMAFLQDITSKLRSPEGCPWDREQTHSTLVPYLIEESQEVVEAILKENDEHTKEELGDLLFQVVLHSQIASERGAFGLEEVAKDVAEKLVLRHPHVFDPETKDISSADEVVANWDLFKEKEKQLRQKTSKPKSILSEVPETFPSLLKAEKFQKKAAKAGFDWEDIKGVEEKLNEELQEFLDEIRGISDPSSNQIRIEEELGDLLFTIVNLARKLGVSAESSLTRTNTKFKHRIEYIEARLGESNRKFSETPLDELEKLWNQAKKGLQKQTQNPLEEKQSIVSELIRGLSSFIIWKQSPGTDWPKTYSFSNKSNEYSLVFSAFGSMTLLPSADPWGRKAQPIFYLNLSEKNPGTWEDLSGNSYKSQENIYEAILGSIGEYSRFHSEARKGEKVPEKEE